Within the Eucalyptus grandis isolate ANBG69807.140 chromosome 1, ASM1654582v1, whole genome shotgun sequence genome, the region CTTGTAATGGGTGCCGCTTTGAATAAGCACTATTTCAAGTACGTACAAGAACAAGAATACAATCCCACATGGGTCATGGACCTATTCATTCCACCTTTCTCGCCTTCATAACTAAAAGGGCATGCTTGTTTGGATCCTTATTGCATCACTAAAATCGATCCTTAATCCTTAAAGATGTGTTGtacatttttttatctttcggGAAAACCTGGTAGCGCTTCTTGAACACATTGTCTTAGTTTGCTCTTCGTCCATCACTATGCTTCATGTATAATCAATCAATCTTATTTTCCtacaaagtgaaaaaaagaaggagataaAAACCGGTCACATATCTTTTCGAGAATCGAAAAGTCTCATGTCATGTCTACAAGTCTATGTTTGGTATTGTCTGCATCACACCAAATTAATTTACTGGCTTCTTAGGTTTCAGATTGGCAGGAGGATGACAGAAATCAAGTCCAGGAAAGCTATCTTTGTTCGCGATAAAGCGCCCATCTCTTGTCAAATTTGGTTTATCTATGATGGCCAGCTCATTCACACAAGGTTATCCTCCAGCTCTTTTACTTCTCTTTTTCAAAACAATCGAATCCCCACGAGAGGGTGTAAGTGAAAAAAAGTTCTACATAAACATGTCTTGTTGTGATAGTTGACTGCCATAACAGACCTAGAATTTGTTGATGTATCAAGGctacactattttttttttttgttaagtcaGTTTGATGATGTCCTGTTTTCTAGAAGTTAGTCGTTGTTTTTACTTGGTCAGTCCTATCTTGTAGGAGTGTTtagctgcatttttttttttttttggttattctgTTAGTTTGTTGCTGCTTTTGTGGACCAAGCAAGCTGTTAGTTAGTGGACAACGTGTGTTTATGGTGAAGTTCTAGTCTGTATTTAAGAAAGTTCagttttctaaataaaaaagaagttcccttccaatatatatatttttttttttaaaaaaacagcCTTTGCTGTCAATTCTTCTTCTGTTCTTTAAGAAACAATAGAATTTTAGGTTGGGTTGAGGCTGGGACAAATAATTTTATCCATGTTTTGCATTATACAagctttctttctttgaatgataTGGCTAAATACCCGGGAAATTTTGAGCTTGGGGCCAATTGGCAACTCAGTTTCTCTAGATCCGCTTATGACTGATTGGCTCATAACACAACAAATCAAATTTTAGAATGAAATTGAGCACAGAAGGAACATTTACGGGCTCCGAGTCTTGGTACGATTAATTTATGAAGTGCTGTGACAATTTTGGCTTCACCATTAAGTTGCTTTCACTCCTTGTCAATATAGGGAAGCTCGGATGGTTCAAGCAGTGGCAGAAGTTCCTACTAATATGCCATTGCCAACGACTCCAAGCCCCGGAGCAGGAAAGCCGATTCTCTGGAAGTCGCAATCTGCCACACTGCAGAGGAGTGGTACGGTGAAGTTGAGCAATCCATTTTATGACATTCTGACAAGAACTTTCTCTTCGATCAGAGACCAATGTGCAGTGATGCCaacagcttcttcttcctcagatgGGTGTCCAGTGCATCCTAATGCGGCTAGCGTGCTGGAGAGGCAAGATACTTTCCAAGAACTAGAACGAGTTTCAACAAGCACTTCCCATTGTCCGCAGTCTGTTTATCATAGCCTGTCATCAAATTCCTGGCCTCTGGTACGTGCACAATAACATAACAAATAGTCATTTTCATGTTCTCTAGCCAGGAAGCCATGTCTCTAGCTTTGTTTGTCCTATTTTATAGCCAAGAGTAGCTAGTTCTTTGTCCTTAAAAGCAATTTTATTAACTTTAGCTAGTTGTAACAGGATATGAATGAAAACGATGCGCAAGAAGTGCTTGAGGAGGAAATGATGACTTGTGATGAAGCGGATGTAGATTTCATTGGAGGCAGGCCAAAGGATCCCAGTAAGGTAAAATGTCGATATGGTAACTGGATAATGCTATATATCTACCCAGACGCTCTGATTTTTGCAAATTGCTCATTTTACAAATGGAATTTTTCTACTACTTTTACTCCAGTCTGATCATTGAGGACCACCCTGGAGACAATTCATCCTAAACTGTCGCCCATAGATATCATGTATGACATAATTTACATGAAGATGAAAGATGATTTAAGAGGAAGTAATTGCAGAGATTATATGCTGAGAAGTTGAAGGAAGAACTTGAGAAGGTGATGGAAGAACTTCGCATTGCCCGGGCCCAGAAATCGCAGCTGGAGGACCAATTTGTGGAGACCGACCAGAGCAGAAAGCAGTTGGAGCTGAAAATCATTGCAAGCGATGAAATGTTGCGGACTTTTATACAAGAGCGAGAGCTGTTGCAGATCGATCTCGAGAATGCACTCCTAAAGGCCGAGGAGGTGAGCAGAAGAAAAGGAGATTCCTCGGGCACAAAGCACTTCTCCGAGTTCTCCTTTACCGAAATTGCAGAAGCTGCGCAGAACTTCGACCCATCCTTAAAGATCGGAGAAGGTGGTTGCGGGAGCGTGTATAGAGGTTTGCTTCGACTTACGCCAATGGCTATAAAGATAGTGAAATGTCCTGGCATGCAaagttcaaaagattttcaacaGGAGGTAACAATTCTCGAGTATCCTCTACTTGTTTACAAGTTTTCTTTAAACCAAAACTaagaatatttaaaatatataaagacTTGGCTCATCACGAAGTAAATCTGTTTTCAACAATAATATCACTATGGCATCACGAATTCATAGTAAGAGGACATTACTCGCGGTGATCGAGAATATCGTTGTTGATCATCAAACTCTCGATTGAATGCCTCACAGGTCGATGTGTTGAGAGAGGTGAGGCATCCTAATCTCATCACACTCATCGGCGCTTGTCCCCATCCCTGCACTCTTGTTTACGAATATATACCAAACGGTAGCCTCGAAGATTGGCTCCGCAGCAGCTACAGGGCGAAGCTGCTGCCGTGGCCAGCCCGAATCCGCATTGCCACAGAGCTCTGCTCCGCCCTGGCCTTCCTCCACTCTTGGGAGCCTCACAGCATTGTCCACGGAGACGTCAAACCGGGGAATATCCTACTGGACGCGCACTTCGTGAGCAAGCTCAGCGATTTCGGCATCAGCCGAGTGCTGTCCGGTGGCGAGTGGTCGAGCAACAACACCACCGTCGTGCACCTGACCGACCCAAAAGGAACGTTTGGGTACATGGACCCTGAGTTCCTCGAGACGAGAGAACTCACAACGAAGTGCGATGTCTACTCTTTCGGGATTATATTGCTCGAGTTGTTGACGAGGAGGCCCGCCCTAGGAATAGCAAACGAAGTGCGAAAGGCAATTAGCGCAGGGACTTTGGAGGCCATCTTGGACCCATCGGCTGGAGAGTGGCCCTGTACGCTGGCCATGGAGCTGACTCATTTGGCTTTGAGGTGCTGCGAGACGAGCAGAAGGAATAGGCCGGATCTCCGATCGGATGTGTGGACGGTGCTTCAATCGATGCGAGCTTCCAGTCGATAAACCTAGACTTCTGAATACTCGGGAATTGAGCGGTATACATGTTGTGGATGTGTACTTGATCTTCAAGTAAATAGACTTATCGGGTCATGTGTCGAAGTCATCCGTGAGTACCGACCAATTGGTGTATGCACAAACATAGATCTTTTGCTATGTCATGTATTATCTTGTTGAAAGTTCTCCCGGTATGTACCCACCAACGTTCTTATGAatagatttttggaaaatgggaAGCTGACGGCGCCGTCACTCTGTCAAGAGTGACGGTGCCATCTGCACCTCACATTTCCCCAGGGAGACTGGACTACTTGCTTGTCCGATTTCCTTGGGAAATTAGAGTCCCATTTGATGTTCTTGGAACCGCACATTTTTTTTAGGTTCAaagcttctttctctttttgggtttaCATTGGAGCTCTCTCTACCCACCTTAACTACCATCTCTGCAGCTGCAACTTCTACGGTTTATatttatttccaattttccCCATATGTGATTGTGAGTACTCCTTGGGCAAAGAGCAACAGAAACCGAGCAAGTGCTTCTACAGTATTGGTAGATGCACTTTCTTTATTGCCCCTCCTCCCATCATCTCCTTTGCTTTTCCACGCCTTCTTGTTTAGCAGTTCAGtccaaaaggagagagagaaagtgcaAACTTAGGTTCTCTGAAAACAACCCAAATTGGCCGGTCTTCTCTCGCCACAGCAAAATGAAGGCCCTCTTCTTGAATGGCCGGCCCCTAAGCTCATCCTTGAGTCCTTGAACTTGACCGGCACATTGGACAAGAAGACCCTGAACTGACCGGACCAACTTTGTGTCCTCTACCTCAAGGACAACTCCATATCCAGCAATGTACCTTACCTCTCTCACCTCATCAACCTCAAGCCTCTCTCCACCTCAACGGCAATGCCTTCTCAGGCGGCTTGCCCGCTTTCCTCACCAAGATCCACCGCCTCAAGATTTGCGTATTCGCCGAAAACTAAAATTCAGCAAGACATTTGACAATCAATAactcatgaatttctttttctcgaaTATCGGtatatttgtttctttaaatactAAATGGATGCAAAAAAAAGACGATCTTCTAAAGCAAATATGTGATCCGGTTGTCCATTATACTCAAAACAAAATGACTGGCCCACGTTGCACTGTTACTAGTTGGAAGTGACGGTACCATTCTCCTAGCACCGTCCTAGATTTTTTCACGTGCATGAGGTACATGGATTGCGCAGATGAAGATATACTTGGAAAATGATTCCAAAGGATAATTTCTATTCTGAATAATGAAAAGCCATTTACAATGTCTTATATGCCTAATTTCAACGTCTATTTATAAGAAGGTCGTCTTTatgaaacaatcaaataattgaaatataataacataattaaggaaaaaatattaataaacaAGAGAGCTTTCAAACCGCGCACCGAAATCTACAGAACACATTAGAAATATTTAGAGATTTGGAAATCAAGGAAAACACATGAATTTAGAGGTAAAAAATTACCCAAACCAGCGTAGCCCGTTTCCAGCTTTGAAGCTCTCACAGTCctcttcaatttgatttgtcGTATGCATTATAACTACTCAAAAATGACAATTATGGTGTCCGTGGGACTGCTCGCTCTTGTGATGTCAAAAGTTTTCATAGAAGTATTTGTCAACTGTTTTAATGGACAATGAGATGGAATTGCTTAATTATATACATAATTCAATGCCTTGTTCTGCTATTTAGTCCGATTAAATCCACttcactttcacaaataattctcAAGGAATTAATTCGCCGATTATGTCGTCGTGCCAGTCTCACGTCTTCATTCTGAAAGTTGCGTAAGTTCTAAGTTGCGCTATTCATGTCTGCCACGTTATTGCCTGCACTAGCTGCATTTAAAACTGAGGTATGAAAACTAGGCAAGATCGGCCATAAGGCCTTAAGCTTCGTTTTTTCACCCGCTTCTCATCGGTTATTCTTTCTTAGTGACATCAAAAGGTATCTACACAACATGAACGGGAAAAGTACCCCAAAAAATCCCAAGCCTATTGCATTTATGcaaattcagtcttaaacacACCTGATTGATCTC harbors:
- the LOC104445897 gene encoding U-box domain-containing protein 33-like is translated as MTMKQLLTVHHALPSQVKAPAPPIAIKLDGNNYGLWSQIVEMYISSKDKLKYINGDLPQPYSINPIEDSIMKGWIINSMDMMLIDKIYVIVGKDMKESTSRLVWTVRQSKGNFKICIVHVLVPSRTIPIALGVGFLAPAANERVLREHRENERKNMHELLESYLLYCRKMGVQAEKEYIELDSIEKGIVELIRLHGIKRLVMGAALNKHYFKEARMVQAVAEVPTNMPLPTTPSPGAGKPILWKSQSATLQRSGTVKLSNPFYDILTRTFSSIRDQCAVMPTASSSSDGCPVHPNAASVLERQDTFQELERVSTSTSHCPQSVYHSLSSNSWPLDMNENDAQEVLEEEMMTCDEADVDFIGGRPKDPSKRLYAEKLKEELEKVMEELRIARAQKSQLEDQFVETDQSRKQLELKIIASDEMLRTFIQERELLQIDLENALLKAEEVSRRKGDSSGTKHFSEFSFTEIAEAAQNFDPSLKIGEGGCGSVYRGLLRLTPMAIKIVKCPGMQSSKDFQQEVDVLREVRHPNLITLIGACPHPCTLVYEYIPNGSLEDWLRSSYRAKLLPWPARIRIATELCSALAFLHSWEPHSIVHGDVKPGNILLDAHFVSKLSDFGISRVLSGGEWSSNNTTVVHLTDPKGTFGYMDPEFLETRELTTKCDVYSFGIILLELLTRRPALGIANEVRKAISAGTLEAILDPSAGEWPCTLAMELTHLALRCCETSRRNRPDLRSDVWTVLQSMRASSR